The Syntrophorhabdaceae bacterium genome includes a region encoding these proteins:
- a CDS encoding DedA family protein: MDAYLAHYGYIAIVVGTFLEGETTVLIGGIFSKLRYMELNRVMIAAFTGTMLGDCTFFFLGKYLGRNLIEKYEFLRCRIPLANRIIKRYGNFILFLVRFFVGVRGIILLLLGCTDIKKRTFFLYSTLSALLWSVAVSLIGYVFGEVVYIFANDVRKYELYIIPAVLAGVLLLILIYRHVVKEKEEESYGND, translated from the coding sequence GTGGATGCATACCTCGCCCATTACGGTTATATCGCCATCGTAGTCGGAACCTTTCTTGAGGGGGAGACTACGGTTCTCATCGGGGGCATTTTCTCGAAGCTCCGGTATATGGAGCTGAACCGGGTCATGATCGCGGCTTTTACGGGAACCATGCTGGGGGACTGCACCTTTTTTTTCCTCGGAAAATATCTGGGCAGGAACCTGATCGAGAAATATGAGTTTCTCCGCTGCCGCATTCCCCTGGCCAACCGGATCATAAAGAGGTATGGTAATTTCATCCTCTTCCTCGTACGGTTTTTCGTGGGCGTGAGGGGCATAATCCTTCTCCTTCTGGGATGTACGGATATCAAGAAACGCACCTTTTTCCTCTACAGTACGTTAAGTGCCCTGCTCTGGAGCGTGGCGGTCTCTCTTATCGGGTATGTGTTCGGAGAAGTAGTCTACATCTTTGCCAATGACGTGAGAAAATACGAGCTCTATATTATTCCGGCGGTCCTTGCGGGAGTGCTTCTCCTCATTCTCATATACAGGCACGTAGTGAAGGAAAAGGAGGAAGAATCCTATGGAAATGACTGA
- a CDS encoding L-threonylcarbamoyladenylate synthase, with amino-acid sequence MEILDGYLPASIQRAADLLTRGELVAFPTETVYGLGADALNSLAVAGIFELKKRPHFDPLIIHIGEKEWLRRYARSVPPKAAELASRFWPGPLTLILEKNDLIPDIVTSGLPTVGIRMPAHPVALELIRRLDRPIAAPSANPFGYMSPTRAAHVAAMFKDTPLLILDGGDSAFGIESSIVSFPSDSVRLHRHGALTAEDLTCAVGPLMEKKNDGSCESPGELPYHYAPHKPLVIVESIGEAKNPRSSYLSFKELSRNPEVRHIRTLSPKGDLREAAANFFSFLIELDREDVDVIYAEKIPESGLGRAMMERLHKASRKYLYITR; translated from the coding sequence GTGGAAATTCTGGACGGATACCTCCCTGCATCGATCCAACGGGCCGCGGACTTGCTTACACGGGGGGAGCTCGTTGCTTTCCCCACGGAAACCGTGTATGGACTCGGCGCAGACGCCCTCAACAGTCTGGCCGTGGCAGGGATTTTCGAGCTCAAAAAGCGGCCCCATTTCGACCCCCTGATTATTCACATCGGAGAAAAAGAGTGGCTTCGCAGGTATGCAAGGAGCGTTCCGCCCAAAGCCGCGGAGCTCGCGAGCCGCTTCTGGCCGGGACCTCTTACCCTCATATTGGAAAAGAATGACCTCATACCCGATATAGTCACCTCGGGACTGCCTACGGTGGGTATACGTATGCCCGCTCATCCCGTAGCCCTTGAGCTCATCAGGCGCCTGGACCGCCCTATCGCAGCCCCGAGCGCCAATCCTTTCGGATATATGAGTCCCACCCGGGCGGCCCATGTGGCAGCCATGTTCAAGGATACGCCCCTTCTCATCCTCGACGGCGGGGACAGCGCCTTCGGCATAGAATCCTCCATAGTCTCCTTTCCCTCCGATTCCGTGCGGCTACACCGGCACGGGGCGCTCACGGCCGAAGATCTTACATGCGCCGTGGGTCCCCTCATGGAAAAGAAGAATGACGGCTCGTGTGAATCTCCCGGAGAACTCCCTTACCATTACGCACCCCATAAGCCTCTGGTGATTGTGGAATCGATCGGAGAGGCAAAGAACCCCAGATCTTCTTATCTTTCCTTCAAAGAGCTTTCCCGGAACCCCGAGGTTCGCCATATAAGGACCCTCTCCCCTAAAGGAGACCTCAGGGAGGCGGCCGCCAATTTTTTTTCTTTTCTCATCGAATTGGACAGGGAAGACGTGGATGTAATCTATGCGGAAAAAATACCTGAAAGCGGTCTGGGAAGGGCTATGATGGAACGGCTTCATAAGGCATCAAGAAAATACCTTTACATAACCCGTTGA
- a CDS encoding NADH-quinone oxidoreductase subunit M gives MSMTSIPLLSILIFFPLLGAVLLLFADRKRTLFIKVFTLVISLIEFVISLPLFFLFDEKAKVMQFVEKAQWFPEWGISYFLGIDGISLLLVMLTTFLTIICVLCSWESIEERVKEYYITFLFLETAMIGTLCSLDLILFYIFWELMLVPMYLLIGIWGGPRRIYAAIKFFLFTMAGSVLMLLAILALYFTYFNESGVYTFNVLELYKASIPIVKQYWLFGAFALSFAIKVPMFPVHTWLPDAHTEAPTAGSVILAGVLLKMGTYGFLRFAIPLFPGAAFDAVPIISTLAVIGIIYGAIVSMMQPDLKRLIAFSSVSHLGYVMLGMFAFNMQGMEGSIYQMLNHGISTGGLFLIVGMVYERRHTRMIAEFGGLSKVMPVFAVFFMIITLSSIALPGTNGFVGEFLILLGAFKANKVYGVLATTGVVLGAVYMLWMFQRVMFGVVTKEENKKLKDLGAREILILVPMVFLIILMGVYPKMFFKKMDTTVVAYMAFLKGKSAQHMPVSQVAAIPGMAGSEVIDKATKSTK, from the coding sequence ATGAGCATGACGTCGATTCCTTTACTGAGTATCCTGATATTCTTTCCTCTCCTGGGCGCGGTGCTGCTGCTCTTCGCCGACAGAAAGAGAACCCTTTTTATAAAAGTCTTTACCCTGGTAATCTCTCTTATCGAGTTTGTCATTTCCCTTCCCCTCTTTTTCCTTTTTGATGAAAAGGCGAAGGTGATGCAGTTCGTGGAGAAGGCGCAGTGGTTTCCGGAGTGGGGGATCAGCTATTTTCTCGGCATCGACGGGATAAGCCTTCTTCTGGTTATGCTCACCACCTTTCTTACCATTATTTGCGTGCTCTGTTCGTGGGAATCCATCGAAGAAAGAGTCAAGGAGTATTACATTACCTTTCTTTTTCTCGAAACGGCGATGATCGGCACCCTGTGCTCCCTCGATCTTATCCTCTTTTATATATTCTGGGAGCTTATGCTGGTACCCATGTACCTGCTCATCGGCATCTGGGGCGGCCCGCGGAGGATTTACGCGGCAATCAAGTTTTTTCTCTTCACCATGGCGGGAAGCGTCCTGATGCTCCTGGCCATACTGGCGCTCTATTTTACCTATTTTAATGAGAGCGGGGTTTACACCTTTAACGTGCTGGAGCTTTACAAGGCGAGCATCCCCATCGTGAAGCAGTATTGGCTCTTCGGGGCATTCGCCCTCTCCTTTGCCATAAAGGTCCCCATGTTTCCTGTCCACACGTGGCTGCCGGATGCCCATACGGAAGCTCCTACCGCAGGCAGCGTAATCCTGGCGGGAGTACTCCTCAAGATGGGTACTTATGGTTTTCTCAGGTTTGCCATACCCCTTTTCCCGGGCGCGGCCTTCGACGCGGTGCCTATTATCTCGACACTCGCTGTAATCGGCATCATTTATGGGGCAATAGTAAGCATGATGCAGCCGGACCTCAAAAGGCTTATCGCCTTTTCGAGCGTAAGCCACCTCGGATATGTAATGCTCGGCATGTTTGCTTTCAATATGCAGGGTATGGAAGGAAGCATTTACCAGATGCTGAACCACGGCATAAGCACGGGCGGCCTTTTTCTCATCGTGGGTATGGTGTATGAGAGAAGGCACACGAGAATGATCGCCGAATTCGGCGGCTTATCGAAGGTTATGCCCGTTTTCGCGGTCTTTTTCATGATTATCACCCTCTCTTCTATCGCTCTGCCGGGGACAAACGGCTTCGTGGGAGAGTTCCTCATCCTTCTCGGGGCTTTCAAGGCCAACAAGGTGTACGGCGTACTCGCCACTACGGGAGTGGTCCTGGGCGCAGTCTACATGCTCTGGATGTTCCAGAGGGTTATGTTCGGCGTGGTGACCAAAGAAGAGAACAAGAAGCTGAAAGATCTTGGGGCACGGGAGATTCTTATATTGGTCCCCATGGTTTTTCTGATTATCCTCATGGGCGTTTACCCGAAAATGTTCTTCAAAAAGATGGATACGACTGTGGTGGCGTATATGGCTTTCCTGAAAGGGAAGAGCGCTCAGCATATGCCGGTTTCGCAAGTTGCGGCGATACCCGGTATGGCGGGCAGCGAAGTGATTGATAAAGCGACGAAATCGACGAAATAG
- a CDS encoding lytic transglycosylase domain-containing protein yields MKNKDMQMNCTKDRGSSNPVSKDRRLRSAPLWAGGLTLLLLLSPHASAQHPPKKSPPVEKRFSDVEKEVSRLIAETDVYTTEHLREPLLLCDKKVFLSREDNRERFEREFFQLLENKGLLHVIVKRYLKFYPMINGEIQRAGMPADLIYLMVTESYLNPRSLSKANAAGMWQFIKETGKREGLFISDHVDERYNVKKATRSALAHLRRLNGEFGDWLLTMAAYNAGAGRIREAVQNQESTDFFQLFLPEETERYIFRILALKEIITDHERFGIYIDDKMLYKPVQLAEVALETDQETHINIFAKSMDLPFRTFRMYNLHLRKYRLPKGVYTVNVPFEKKDIFLKRLRAYPSVTVLGAN; encoded by the coding sequence GTGAAAAATAAAGACATGCAGATGAATTGCACCAAGGATAGGGGTTCTTCAAACCCTGTTTCGAAGGACCGCCGTCTCCGGTCGGCCCCTCTGTGGGCCGGCGGGCTTACCCTCCTCCTTCTTCTTTCTCCTCACGCCTCCGCACAACACCCCCCGAAGAAGAGCCCGCCGGTGGAGAAGAGGTTCTCCGACGTGGAAAAGGAGGTCTCCCGCCTTATTGCGGAAACGGACGTTTATACCACCGAACACCTTCGCGAGCCCCTGCTCCTCTGCGATAAAAAAGTTTTTCTTTCCCGTGAGGACAATCGCGAGCGTTTCGAACGTGAATTCTTTCAACTCCTGGAGAACAAGGGCCTCCTCCACGTTATCGTAAAACGCTACCTGAAGTTTTATCCCATGATAAACGGAGAGATCCAAAGAGCCGGTATGCCTGCCGATCTCATTTACCTCATGGTGACGGAGAGCTACCTCAATCCCCGCTCCCTCTCAAAAGCCAATGCGGCCGGCATGTGGCAGTTTATCAAAGAGACCGGCAAGCGAGAAGGCCTCTTCATTTCCGATCACGTGGACGAAAGATACAACGTCAAAAAGGCGACCCGTTCAGCCCTGGCTCACTTACGCAGGCTTAACGGCGAATTCGGAGACTGGTTGCTTACTATGGCCGCTTATAATGCGGGGGCCGGCAGGATAAGAGAGGCCGTCCAGAACCAGGAGAGTACCGACTTTTTCCAGCTTTTTCTGCCCGAGGAGACGGAGCGGTATATCTTCAGAATCCTTGCGCTGAAGGAGATTATCACCGACCACGAGCGTTTCGGCATTTATATCGATGATAAAATGTTATACAAGCCGGTCCAGTTGGCGGAGGTAGCACTTGAGACCGACCAGGAGACCCATATAAACATCTTCGCAAAATCGATGGACCTGCCTTTTAGGACCTTCAGGATGTATAACCTCCATTTGAGAAAGTACAGGCTGCCTAAAGGTGTCTATACGGTCAATGTGCCTTTCGAAAAGAAAGATATATTTCTCAAGAGACTCAGGGCCTATCCCTCAGTTACCGTCCTGGGCGCTAATTAG
- a CDS encoding twin-arginine translocase subunit TatC, which yields MNKAVILDSLGAARRYLFKALAIAALSGVISFFFSKGLLRLLLNTVQIKLYYMSFPEVFLAMVELAMYAGVFFAFPFLVILAWHEFHGATRLTHTQGAGFVIFSILLFYAGSLFCYRVVLPSGISFLLSYGTGHIQAMISVQRFVVFCSAMIFAFGVTFEVPIVLLILSKIGILKSTTLVRTRRYAVLIITIASALITPTPDVYNMMLLAVPTYFLFEIGILLMKISEKKQRLVKEQEAESL from the coding sequence ATGAACAAGGCGGTCATACTCGATTCATTGGGGGCGGCGAGGCGATACCTGTTTAAGGCCCTGGCGATTGCGGCCCTTTCCGGGGTAATAAGTTTTTTCTTTTCAAAGGGGCTCCTCCGTCTTCTTCTTAACACCGTCCAGATCAAACTCTATTATATGAGCTTCCCCGAGGTATTCCTCGCTATGGTGGAGCTTGCCATGTATGCGGGGGTTTTCTTCGCCTTTCCTTTTCTGGTGATTCTCGCGTGGCATGAGTTTCATGGGGCCACGCGATTAACACACACTCAGGGGGCCGGCTTCGTGATCTTCTCCATCCTCCTCTTCTATGCGGGAAGCCTCTTCTGTTATCGTGTGGTCCTCCCTTCAGGCATCTCGTTTCTTCTCAGCTACGGCACGGGGCATATTCAGGCGATGATATCGGTTCAACGCTTCGTGGTTTTCTGCTCGGCCATGATTTTTGCCTTCGGGGTCACCTTTGAAGTACCCATAGTGCTCCTTATCCTGAGTAAAATAGGAATATTGAAATCCACGACTCTCGTACGCACCAGAAGGTACGCGGTCCTGATCATTACCATTGCATCCGCCCTGATCACCCCTACTCCCGATGTTTACAACATGATGCTTCTTGCAGTGCCCACCTATTTTCTCTTTGAGATAGGCATTCTCCTTATGAAAATTAGTGAAAAAAAACAACGCCTTGTGAAGGAGCAGGAGGCCGAAAGCCTGTGA
- the ftsY gene encoding signal recognition particle-docking protein FtsY, whose product MVSFLDKIKNGLTKTRDQIRTRIEWAVKGKAVDEDSFEAMEEALVLADAGVETTDLLMDALRDKWKRGFVKTVEDIETVMKEEVRQFLLPIEKPIITESHKPFVILTLGVNGVGKTTTIAKLAHIYQKSGKTVLLGACDTFRAAAVEQLEVWADRLKIDVIKHAEGSDPAAVAFDSTKAAKARGADIVILDTAGRLHTKANLMEEMKKIKRVVSKEVEGAPHEILLVVDATNGQNTIVQAKTFHEAVGLTGIVVTKLDGTAKGGFVLPIAHLLGLPIRYVGVGETMDDLVPFTARDFAEGLFTTR is encoded by the coding sequence ATGGTCAGTTTCCTGGATAAAATAAAAAACGGCCTCACCAAGACAAGAGACCAGATCCGCACCCGGATCGAGTGGGCGGTCAAGGGCAAGGCGGTCGATGAAGATTCTTTCGAGGCTATGGAAGAGGCCCTGGTTCTCGCAGACGCGGGTGTGGAGACCACCGACCTGCTCATGGATGCCCTCAGGGACAAATGGAAGAGAGGCTTTGTAAAGACGGTCGAAGATATTGAGACCGTAATGAAAGAAGAGGTGCGGCAATTTCTTTTGCCCATCGAGAAGCCGATCATCACGGAATCGCATAAACCTTTCGTGATACTCACCCTCGGGGTAAACGGCGTGGGCAAAACGACTACCATAGCCAAACTGGCCCATATATACCAAAAATCGGGGAAGACCGTACTTCTCGGAGCGTGCGATACCTTCAGGGCCGCTGCGGTCGAACAACTGGAAGTATGGGCAGACCGTCTGAAGATAGATGTGATCAAGCATGCGGAAGGCTCGGATCCCGCCGCGGTCGCCTTCGATTCAACTAAGGCGGCAAAGGCCCGGGGCGCCGATATTGTCATTCTCGACACGGCAGGCCGGCTCCATACGAAGGCGAACCTCATGGAAGAGATGAAGAAGATAAAGAGGGTCGTCTCGAAAGAGGTGGAGGGCGCGCCTCATGAGATTTTGCTCGTGGTCGATGCCACGAACGGCCAGAATACGATAGTCCAGGCGAAGACCTTTCACGAGGCCGTAGGTCTCACCGGGATCGTGGTGACGAAGCTGGACGGCACGGCAAAAGGTGGATTCGTCCTGCCTATCGCCCACCTCCTCGGACTTCCCATACGCTATGTCGGAGTGGGCGAAACAATGGACGATCTTGTGCCTTTCACGGCAAGAGACTTTGCGGAAGGACTTTTCACGACCAGATAA
- the tatA gene encoding twin-arginine translocase TatA/TatE family subunit, protein MFGLGMPELIIIMVIVLLIFGAGKLPEIGGAIGKGIKGFKKSIKEPDEIDITPKTTNENQEKSKNA, encoded by the coding sequence ATGTTCGGTCTTGGAATGCCTGAATTGATCATTATTATGGTTATCGTGCTTCTTATCTTCGGGGCAGGCAAGCTTCCGGAGATCGGAGGCGCCATAGGAAAGGGCATCAAGGGCTTCAAGAAATCGATCAAGGAGCCCGATGAGATAGACATTACGCCCAAGACCACAAACGAGAACCAAGAGAAAAGCAAAAACGCCTGA
- the acs gene encoding acetate--CoA ligase, with protein sequence MAEEGKFYPPKEFVDQAYVSSREQYEKMWKQSLQDPDTFWGEIASELYWDKKWLKINREDFNKGEVEWFIGGKTNISYNCLDAQIKKGKGDKTAIIFQGEPDEDVVKLTYKQMLTEVSKFANVLKKKGVRKGDRIAIYLPMIYQLPIAMLACARIGAIHTIVFGGFSAEALRDRILDAGAKLLITANGYWRSGKHVSSKANADIACDLCAKEGHTVDKVIVVKRLAGFDVPMKAGRDTFFEDELAASDISDQCPAEMMDAEDPLFILYTSGSTGKPKGVLHTTGGYMVYTYATFKYIFDYKDKDIFFCTADIGWVTGHSYIVYGPLCNGATSIVFESVPTFPNPDRFWQIVEKFKVTSFYTAPTAIRALMKDGEKWPMGRDLSSLRVLGSVGEPIGPEAWLWYHKYVGREKCPIVDTWWQTETGGILITGLPGAWPQKPGSASLPFFGVEARCLQSRSSGDLPAVDAPVNEQGELCIGRSWPGMMRGVFGEPERFFNTYFVQQPGFYFSGDGARKDEDGYFWLMGRIDDVVNVSGHRMGTAEVEAALNGLASAVAESAVVGFPHDIKGEDLYAYIILKTGVEGTDALKKELVAHVRKEIGPIASPGKIQFVSGLPKTRSGKIMRRILRKVAAGAIDELGDTTTLADPSVVDEIVKGRQ encoded by the coding sequence ATGGCAGAAGAAGGTAAGTTTTATCCACCAAAAGAATTTGTTGATCAGGCATATGTAAGCAGCCGGGAGCAGTATGAGAAGATGTGGAAGCAGTCTCTTCAGGACCCCGACACCTTTTGGGGTGAGATCGCATCGGAGCTTTACTGGGACAAAAAATGGCTGAAGATCAACAGGGAAGACTTCAACAAGGGCGAAGTGGAATGGTTCATCGGCGGCAAGACAAACATCTCCTATAACTGCCTTGACGCTCAGATCAAAAAAGGAAAGGGCGACAAAACCGCCATTATCTTTCAGGGCGAGCCGGATGAAGACGTAGTAAAGCTCACCTACAAGCAAATGCTGACGGAAGTATCGAAGTTCGCAAACGTGCTGAAGAAAAAGGGCGTAAGGAAAGGCGACAGGATTGCCATTTACCTTCCCATGATCTATCAGCTTCCCATCGCCATGCTCGCATGTGCCAGGATCGGCGCCATCCATACAATCGTCTTCGGCGGTTTCTCGGCTGAGGCCCTCAGGGACAGGATCCTTGACGCCGGCGCAAAACTGCTTATCACCGCGAACGGCTACTGGCGTTCAGGCAAACATGTAAGCTCCAAGGCAAACGCCGACATCGCGTGCGACCTCTGTGCAAAAGAAGGCCACACCGTCGATAAGGTAATCGTGGTAAAGAGACTGGCCGGCTTCGACGTTCCCATGAAGGCAGGAAGAGATACCTTCTTCGAGGACGAGCTGGCAGCCTCCGATATCAGCGACCAGTGTCCCGCGGAAATGATGGATGCGGAAGACCCGTTATTCATCCTCTATACTTCCGGCTCCACGGGAAAACCGAAAGGCGTGCTCCATACCACGGGCGGGTATATGGTATATACCTACGCCACATTCAAATACATCTTCGACTACAAAGATAAAGACATATTCTTCTGTACGGCAGACATCGGCTGGGTGACGGGCCATTCATACATCGTATACGGACCTCTCTGCAATGGCGCAACCTCGATCGTCTTCGAGTCGGTGCCTACATTCCCGAATCCGGACCGGTTCTGGCAGATCGTCGAGAAGTTCAAAGTCACGAGCTTCTACACCGCCCCCACCGCAATCAGGGCATTGATGAAAGACGGCGAGAAGTGGCCCATGGGTAGAGACCTGTCCTCCCTGAGAGTCCTTGGCTCAGTGGGTGAACCGATCGGTCCCGAAGCATGGCTCTGGTACCACAAGTATGTAGGAAGAGAGAAATGCCCCATCGTCGATACGTGGTGGCAGACAGAGACAGGCGGCATCCTGATCACGGGCCTTCCCGGCGCATGGCCGCAGAAGCCGGGTTCGGCATCCCTGCCGTTCTTTGGCGTCGAAGCCCGTTGCTTGCAGTCAAGGTCGTCCGGTGATCTGCCTGCAGTAGACGCGCCCGTGAACGAACAGGGCGAGCTTTGCATCGGCCGGTCCTGGCCCGGCATGATGAGAGGCGTGTTTGGCGAGCCGGAAAGATTTTTCAATACCTATTTCGTACAGCAGCCCGGGTTCTACTTCTCCGGCGACGGCGCAAGAAAAGACGAAGACGGCTATTTCTGGCTGATGGGCCGTATCGACGACGTCGTAAACGTATCCGGCCACAGAATGGGTACGGCAGAGGTTGAGGCTGCACTTAACGGCCTGGCCTCAGCGGTTGCCGAGTCAGCTGTCGTCGGCTTCCCGCACGACATAAAGGGCGAAGACCTTTATGCATATATCATTCTGAAGACGGGCGTGGAAGGAACGGATGCCCTGAAGAAAGAGCTTGTAGCTCACGTGAGAAAAGAGATCGGTCCTATCGCGTCCCCCGGCAAGATTCAGTTCGTATCAGGCTTGCCCAAGACGAGATCAGGTAAGATCATGAGAAGGATCCTGAGAAAGGTCGCAGCCGGCGCAATAGACGAGCTCGGCGATACCACGACTCTTGCCGATCCGTCAGTCGTTGATGAGATCGTGAAGGGAAGGCAGTAA
- a CDS encoding NADH-quinone oxidoreductase subunit N → MDVVIPASDFRWILPEIALTGWALLLLLIGGFGKGTISSRVSGILCLVGSLFTIYYTVGLWGTRQDVFNGLYTIDDYGTFLKVLFLAILALIALISLKYGEETGIGSGEYYSLLMFGVLGMMVMVSSHSFVTIFIGLEVMSLSIYVLCGLMRDNVKSVEASLKYFLLGAFATAFLLYGIALIYASTGLVDVVELKQYILSKQPVAAPMFYIGLGLLIVGFGFKIASVPFHMWTPDVYQGAPTSVTAYMATGVKAAAFGALMRVFYTAFLPLISGWSEILWVIAVLTMCVGNITALVQQDVKRMLAYSSIAHAGYILVAFVTGDKVLSSSVLFYLVAYAFMNIGAFTVVMVLGRKGDENTDIESYAGLGRRHPFVALSMSIFLLSLAGVPPLAGFAGKFYVFSAAIKAHYYWLAVIGVLTSAIAAYYYLRVIMYMYFKEPSTMADPVENEPQYGASMLICIWALLHIGIFPRYFLLLAQKAVGIFS, encoded by the coding sequence ATGGATGTTGTAATTCCTGCTTCAGACTTCAGATGGATATTGCCTGAGATCGCTCTCACCGGCTGGGCGCTTCTGTTGCTGCTCATCGGCGGCTTCGGAAAGGGGACGATTTCTTCCAGGGTCTCCGGTATCCTATGTCTCGTGGGCTCCCTTTTTACCATATATTATACCGTGGGCCTGTGGGGAACGAGACAGGATGTGTTCAACGGCCTCTATACGATCGACGATTACGGGACTTTTCTGAAAGTCCTTTTTCTCGCGATACTCGCCCTCATCGCCCTCATCTCTTTGAAGTACGGGGAAGAGACGGGAATCGGGTCGGGCGAGTATTACTCGTTGCTTATGTTCGGTGTTCTGGGCATGATGGTAATGGTCTCTTCCCATAGTTTCGTGACTATTTTTATTGGACTTGAGGTGATGTCCCTTTCGATTTATGTGCTCTGCGGTCTCATGCGGGACAATGTGAAATCCGTGGAAGCTTCGCTTAAATATTTCCTTCTCGGCGCTTTTGCGACCGCATTCCTCCTTTACGGCATCGCCCTGATTTATGCCTCCACGGGACTGGTCGATGTGGTTGAGCTGAAGCAGTATATCCTTTCGAAGCAACCGGTCGCCGCTCCCATGTTTTATATCGGCCTCGGGCTTCTCATCGTGGGGTTCGGGTTCAAGATCGCATCGGTCCCCTTTCACATGTGGACGCCCGATGTCTATCAGGGAGCACCTACGTCCGTAACGGCCTATATGGCAACCGGGGTCAAGGCAGCGGCCTTCGGGGCCCTCATGCGGGTCTTTTACACTGCCTTCCTGCCGCTTATAAGCGGGTGGTCCGAGATTCTCTGGGTGATCGCCGTACTCACCATGTGTGTGGGTAACATCACGGCCCTCGTACAGCAGGACGTGAAGCGCATGCTCGCCTATTCCAGCATAGCCCATGCAGGATATATTCTGGTGGCCTTCGTTACAGGAGACAAGGTGCTCAGCTCGAGTGTGCTCTTCTATCTGGTGGCATACGCCTTTATGAATATCGGGGCTTTTACGGTGGTCATGGTCCTTGGACGGAAAGGCGACGAGAATACGGACATCGAAAGCTATGCGGGTCTCGGTAGACGCCATCCTTTCGTGGCCCTCTCTATGAGCATATTCCTCCTCTCCCTGGCGGGCGTGCCGCCTTTGGCGGGGTTTGCGGGCAAATTCTATGTTTTCAGTGCAGCGATCAAGGCACACTATTACTGGCTGGCCGTAATAGGCGTGCTCACGAGCGCAATAGCCGCATACTATTATCTCAGGGTCATCATGTACATGTACTTCAAAGAGCCTTCAACCATGGCGGATCCCGTGGAAAACGAGCCCCAGTACGGGGCATCCATGCTGATCTGCATTTGGGCCCTCCTCCACATCGGTATCTTTCCAAGATATTTCCTTCTTCTCGCACAGAAGGCAGTGGGGATTTTCAGCTAA
- a CDS encoding DUF502 domain-containing protein, translated as MDITRHVKTKFFAGFFILIPVIVTSYLIYMVVTSVDSVIYPLVGRLTRTLIGREIFVPGTGLVLLVIIAYMTGIFATNYLGKKMLNLGEAVFTKIPFVKSIYSSVKDMTDAFSSQTKRAFKEAVLVDFPFRGVRAIGFVTNRVIGEDREVLCSVFVPTTPNPTSGYLIMVPEKELTFLRMSVDEALKYIISLGTTRGELK; from the coding sequence ATGGATATTACGAGGCATGTAAAGACGAAGTTTTTCGCCGGATTCTTCATCCTCATCCCTGTCATTGTCACATCATACCTTATTTATATGGTCGTAACATCGGTCGATTCCGTAATCTACCCCCTCGTGGGCAGGCTCACCCGCACGCTTATCGGCAGGGAGATATTCGTGCCCGGGACCGGGCTGGTGCTGCTCGTGATCATCGCATATATGACCGGCATCTTTGCGACCAATTATCTCGGTAAGAAGATGCTTAACCTCGGTGAGGCTGTTTTCACGAAAATACCTTTTGTCAAAAGCATTTACAGCTCAGTGAAGGATATGACCGATGCCTTTTCTTCACAGACAAAAAGAGCCTTTAAAGAGGCGGTCCTCGTAGATTTCCCTTTCCGGGGCGTGAGAGCGATCGGTTTCGTTACCAACAGGGTGATTGGCGAGGATCGCGAGGTTCTATGCTCCGTCTTCGTTCCTACCACGCCGAACCCCACTTCGGGGTACCTTATTATGGTGCCTGAAAAGGAGCTGACCTTTCTTCGCATGTCGGTGGACGAGGCCCTCAAATATATCATTTCCCTTGGCACCACACGGGGCGAGCTGAAATGA